A window of Patagioenas fasciata isolate bPatFas1 chromosome 5, bPatFas1.hap1, whole genome shotgun sequence contains these coding sequences:
- the SOCS4 gene encoding suppressor of cytokine signaling 4 gives MAENKDSNVKNTDVRPKSSRSRSADRKDGYVWSGKKLSWSKKSEHCSDTETASAAGRSGTNLRSQERKYSCSSVELDLDRSCGHRFLGRSLKQKLQDAVGQCFPIKNCSSRHASGLPPKRKIHISELMLDKCPFPPRSELAFRWHLIKRHTAPISPKAEDWIIADLSQHEEREDQLRDDEVASGGTDSPSQSCDFTDSGSSRSDLRSELVTSKVGRSNKEESDMDSDDEVITLCTSSRKRNKPKWETDDELLRMETPPKYHTQIDYVHCLVPDLLQINNNPCYWGVMDKYAAEALLEGKPEGTFLLRDSAQEDYLFSVSFRRYSRSLHARIEQWNHNFSFDAHDPCVFHSPDITGLLEHYKDPSSCMFFEPLLSTPLNRTFPFSLQHICRTVICNCTTYDGIDALPIPPSVKLYLKEYHYKSKVRVLRIDVPEQQT, from the coding sequence ATGGCAGAAAATAAGGACAGTAATGTTAAAAACACCGACGTGAGACCCAAAAGCAGCCGGAGCAGGAGTGCGGACAGAAAGGACGGTTACGTCTGGAGTGGAAAGAAGCTCTCCTGGTCTAAAAAGAGCGAGCATTGTTCTGACACCGAGACAGCAAGTGCTGCGGGAAGATCAGGGACTAATTTAAGGAGCCAAGAGAGAAAGTACAGCTGTTCCTCTGTTGAGTTGGATCTAGACCGTTCGTGCGGCCACAGGTTTTTGGGCCGGTCTCTCAAACAGAAGCTGCAAGACGCCGTGGGTCAGTGCTTTCCTATAAAGAACTGCAGCAGTCGGCACGCCTCGGGACTGCCGCCGAAAAGGAAGATTCATATCAGTGAGTTAATGCTAGACAAGTGTCCCTTCCCCCCGCGCTCGGAGCTGGCTTTTCGGTGGCACCTGATCAAAAGACACACAGCCCCTATAAGTCCAAAAGCGGAAGACTGGATAATTGCTGATTTATCGCAGCACGAGGAAAGGGAGGATCAGCTGCGAGATGATGAGGTTGCCAGCGGGGGAACGGACTCTCCCTCCCAGTCCTGTGACTTCACCGACAGCGGTTCCTCCAGGAGCGATTTGAGGTCTGAGTTGGTTACCAGCAAGGTGGGAAGGAGCAATAAAGAGGAGAGCGATATGGACTCGGACGATGAAGTTATAACACTGTGCACAAGttctagaaaaagaaacaagccCAAGTGGGAAACGGATGACGAGCTGCTGCGGATGGAAACGCCTCCAAAGTACCATACGCAGATCGATTACGTCCACTGCTTGGTCCCAGACCTCCTCCAAATCAATAACAACCCCTGCTACTGGGGCGTCATGGATAAATACGCAGCTGAGGCGCTGCTAGAAGGAAAACCAGAGGGAACATTTTTGTTACGAGATTCCGCCCAAGAAGACTATTTGTTTTCCGTGAGCTTCAGGCGCTACAGTCGTTCCCTCCACGCGCGGATAGAGCAGTGGAATCACAACTTCAGCTTCGACGCCCACGATCCTTGTGTCTTCCACTCTCCCGACATCACGGGGCTCCTAGAGCACTACAAAGATCCGAGCTCCTGTATGTTCTTTGAGCCGCTTTTATCCACTCCGCTAAACAGGACTTTCCCGTTTTCTCTTCAACATATATGTAGAACGGTTATTTGCAACTGTACGACTTACGATGGTATCGATGCGCTTCCCATTCCTCCATCGGTGAAGCTGTATCTGAAGGAATATCATTATAAGTCAAAAGTTAGAGTACTCAGGATTGATGTACCAGAGCAGCAAACCTAG